In Paenibacillus sp. 1781tsa1, one DNA window encodes the following:
- the rocF gene encoding arginase, with protein sequence MKNDDDVHGGIKDTSINTVNMDQITARRNVTIIKVPFGLGGARGGAELGPDELITAGLKREIASLGLVLSKEVRVDCPSEPAAPIERNRVKHLNEVRQVSEKVCHEVSTAVEEGVFPLVLGGDHSVAIGTLAGLTAHYSNLGVIWFDAHADLNTEERSLSGNMHGMSVAASLGHTAYNLSHIAGAGSFIDPSNLVYIGLRDLDEYEKEQIKGLGIRAFTMHDIDRMGIQQVIEQAIATAGKGTDGIHVSFDMDCLDPREAPGVGTPVPGGLNYREAHYALEILASTNQVTSMELVEVNPLFDHNRHTARLGVELIASLLGKRIL encoded by the coding sequence ATGAAAAATGATGATGATGTCCATGGTGGCATAAAAGATACTTCTATTAATACGGTTAATATGGATCAAATAACTGCACGGCGCAATGTGACCATCATTAAAGTTCCTTTTGGACTCGGGGGAGCAAGAGGTGGTGCGGAGTTGGGGCCGGATGAATTGATTACAGCTGGACTGAAGCGGGAGATCGCGAGTCTTGGGCTAGTGCTTTCCAAAGAAGTGAGGGTTGATTGTCCTTCTGAACCTGCTGCCCCTATTGAGCGAAATCGTGTAAAACACTTAAATGAGGTGCGCCAGGTCAGTGAGAAGGTGTGTCATGAAGTATCGACTGCGGTAGAAGAGGGGGTCTTTCCACTTGTACTGGGAGGAGATCATAGTGTAGCGATTGGTACTTTGGCCGGGTTAACAGCGCACTATTCCAATTTGGGTGTGATCTGGTTTGATGCGCATGCAGACTTGAATACGGAAGAACGTAGCTTGTCCGGTAATATGCATGGGATGAGTGTGGCTGCTTCCTTGGGGCATACTGCATACAATCTGTCGCACATTGCTGGAGCAGGCTCGTTTATTGATCCGTCCAACTTGGTTTATATTGGACTGCGTGATCTGGATGAGTATGAGAAAGAGCAGATTAAGGGACTGGGAATTCGGGCATTTACGATGCATGATATTGACCGTATGGGAATACAACAAGTTATTGAACAAGCAATAGCTACAGCGGGGAAAGGGACAGATGGTATTCATGTCAGCTTTGACATGGATTGTCTGGATCCGCGGGAAGCTCCGGGTGTAGGCACCCCAGTGCCGGGTGGTTTGAATTACCGAGAGGCACATTACGCACTGGAGATACTTGCTTCCACCAATCAAGTTACGTCCATGGAACTGGTTGAGGTGAATCCGTTGTTTGATCATAATAGACATACGGCACGACTTGGTGTGGAACTGATCGCTTCTCTGCTTGGTAAGCGCATATTATAG
- a CDS encoding CYTH domain-containing protein, whose product MKKWKKVTASFMLSIITLGSGLTFLGAPQASAAANAVPAYEVKFLAKPKLVLNTDGTPRSEVIQTLGLSSTPRNINAEYFDTNALGLDEQGWNVRFRKKDDKNNYELTYKKRYPIINGDINAALTLANQEGFDKSDDNYEAEIDWGYGKQTLSFSNTKKVDTQATGVQLPSEQEALNMLLDKLPGKLKNWSASNWGKQQLTQSRAYGPITFQRYEGTWNGQELTLEVWPIRDAAGTGIENIVEVSFKTDDAVAVSGLRTQLLQLLENNNWLIPADGLKTQTILERY is encoded by the coding sequence TTGAAAAAGTGGAAAAAGGTAACCGCCTCATTCATGCTGAGCATAATAACATTGGGAAGTGGACTGACGTTTCTGGGAGCACCCCAGGCTTCAGCTGCTGCCAATGCCGTTCCTGCTTATGAAGTGAAGTTTCTGGCCAAGCCAAAACTCGTGCTCAATACAGATGGGACACCACGCAGTGAAGTGATTCAGACCCTCGGCCTGAGTTCCACGCCAAGAAACATTAACGCAGAGTACTTTGACACCAATGCGCTCGGACTGGATGAGCAAGGATGGAATGTTCGTTTTCGCAAGAAGGATGATAAAAACAACTACGAACTGACCTACAAAAAACGGTACCCTATCATTAATGGTGATATCAACGCAGCGCTGACACTAGCTAACCAAGAAGGATTCGATAAATCAGATGATAATTACGAGGCTGAGATTGATTGGGGATACGGCAAACAAACGCTAAGCTTCTCCAACACCAAAAAAGTCGATACCCAAGCAACAGGTGTTCAGCTTCCTTCAGAGCAAGAAGCCTTGAACATGTTACTGGACAAGCTCCCTGGCAAATTGAAAAACTGGTCTGCCTCCAACTGGGGCAAGCAACAACTGACGCAATCCCGTGCATATGGCCCTATCACATTCCAACGTTATGAAGGTACATGGAATGGTCAAGAGCTTACACTCGAAGTATGGCCGATCCGTGACGCAGCAGGTACAGGTATTGAGAATATCGTAGAGGTCTCTTTCAAAACCGATGATGCTGTAGCTGTATCCGGACTGCGTACCCAACTGCTGCAATTGCTGGAGAACAACAACTGGCTGATTCCTGCGGATGGCTTGAAGACACAGACGATTCTTGAAAGATATTAA
- a CDS encoding LysR family transcriptional regulator, translated as MNLIKLQIVELIDKHHHMTSVAELLGIKQPTVTFHMKSLEEEMGVRLFESRSGKTFLTEAGQALLHYSVKINALTQEARRVVKEYDSLYRGTLHIGASYVPATYLLPAILNTFSQEFPGIRIVLSVKPSPVIREMLIRHQIDLGVISSEPFVGPALQAETLCEDDLVLICSLQHGLAQKEPLTPEHIAQIPFALHGNESSTRRLTNQWLAQHDIRLRSTVEMDSLEAIKQLVLIGGHVSFMSRMAVQWEEQHGLIQVLPIPGEQAPRHIYTVHNKDRHPSVQVNRFKEVLREVSHVSPFPIADYPDPL; from the coding sequence TTGAATCTGATCAAATTGCAAATTGTTGAGCTGATCGACAAGCATCATCACATGACAAGCGTGGCCGAGTTACTGGGAATCAAACAACCGACCGTTACATTTCATATGAAGTCATTGGAGGAAGAGATGGGTGTGCGATTATTTGAATCGCGCAGTGGGAAGACTTTTTTAACCGAGGCCGGACAAGCCCTGCTCCACTATTCTGTCAAAATCAATGCTTTGACCCAAGAGGCAAGGCGGGTTGTGAAAGAGTATGACAGTCTCTATCGGGGCACTCTGCACATTGGGGCAAGTTATGTACCGGCTACATATCTGCTGCCCGCCATACTCAATACCTTTTCTCAGGAATTCCCTGGTATTCGCATCGTCTTATCCGTCAAACCATCACCTGTTATTCGCGAGATGTTAATTCGGCATCAGATTGATCTGGGGGTGATCTCTTCGGAACCGTTTGTCGGACCCGCGCTGCAAGCTGAGACGTTATGTGAAGATGATTTGGTATTAATCTGTTCTTTGCAGCATGGTTTGGCCCAGAAGGAACCATTGACGCCTGAGCATATTGCTCAGATCCCATTTGCCTTACATGGCAACGAATCCAGTACTCGGCGACTAACCAACCAATGGCTCGCGCAACATGACATTCGTTTACGGAGTACGGTGGAGATGGATTCCCTGGAAGCAATCAAACAGCTTGTGTTAATTGGGGGGCATGTCTCGTTCATGTCACGGATGGCTGTACAGTGGGAGGAGCAGCACGGGCTCATTCAGGTTCTCCCCATTCCGGGAGAGCAGGCACCGCGCCATATATACACCGTACATAACAAGGACCGCCACCCTTCAGTTCAGGTAAACCGCTTCAAAGAAGTGCTGCGAGAGGTGAGTCACGTTTCCCCATTTCCCATAGCTGATTACCCTGATCCTCTATAA
- a CDS encoding ABC transporter ATP-binding protein, with protein MKLEITGIQKSFNQTPALLPTDLTLEHGKFTTLLGPSGCGKTTLLRMLAGLEQPDAGEIRADGEYIYSAAKRIDIPTHKRNLGMVFQDFALWPHMTVYENVAFGLKAGKQKSDLRQKVNEALGMVRLQGMEDRYPHQLSGGQQQRVAFARAVVVRPGVILFDEPLSALDAVLREEMRIEMMSLVRDMGLTALYVTHDQIEAMSMSDEIVVMQKGRILQKGSPETIYSAPSDPYVASFIGKSNWLTPNQSMVRPEHVTWNKTGHDDLCYPGTVLSVSYVGERYEVQVQMEGLGVWTAYMNQRVRVGERVQLHVAPERICRMDGYDHPSMKQNEAIAVAY; from the coding sequence ATGAAATTAGAGATAACGGGAATTCAAAAATCATTTAATCAAACACCCGCACTGCTGCCGACAGATCTAACGCTTGAACATGGTAAGTTCACGACACTGCTTGGCCCATCGGGCTGTGGCAAAACAACACTGCTCCGTATGTTGGCCGGGCTGGAACAGCCGGATGCGGGGGAGATTCGTGCAGATGGTGAGTATATCTACTCTGCGGCGAAGCGGATTGATATACCAACACACAAGCGTAATCTGGGCATGGTGTTTCAGGATTTTGCATTATGGCCGCATATGACCGTATATGAAAATGTAGCGTTTGGCCTAAAGGCCGGAAAACAGAAATCCGATCTGCGGCAAAAGGTGAACGAAGCCCTTGGTATGGTTCGCCTGCAAGGCATGGAAGATCGATATCCTCATCAGCTGTCTGGTGGACAGCAGCAACGGGTTGCTTTTGCCAGAGCCGTAGTCGTCAGACCTGGTGTGATCCTGTTCGATGAGCCACTAAGTGCACTGGATGCTGTACTTCGGGAAGAGATGCGGATTGAGATGATGTCCTTGGTACGGGATATGGGACTGACTGCGCTGTACGTCACACATGATCAGATTGAAGCGATGTCGATGTCGGATGAGATTGTGGTGATGCAGAAGGGACGGATATTGCAAAAGGGAAGCCCGGAAACGATCTACTCGGCGCCAAGTGATCCCTATGTCGCTTCGTTTATCGGAAAGTCCAACTGGCTCACTCCTAATCAATCGATGGTGCGTCCAGAGCATGTCACTTGGAACAAAACAGGTCATGATGATCTGTGTTATCCAGGGACGGTACTTAGTGTCAGCTATGTAGGTGAGCGTTATGAAGTACAAGTGCAGATGGAAGGGCTGGGCGTATGGACAGCCTATATGAACCAAAGAGTGCGTGTGGGAGAGCGGGTTCAGCTTCATGTAGCCCCCGAGAGGATATGCCGAATGGACGGTTATGACCACCCGAGTATGAAGCAAAACGAAGCGATCGCAGTGGCATATTAA
- a CDS encoding ABC transporter substrate-binding protein, with product MLNMKTRKKSAMLLLTAVMSISLFGCSTGNTTTGNAAQPAGEGNTAAAAETTKPAGGKLVLYSAGPQKLADNIVSGFTDKTGIEVEMFQGTTGKILARMEAEKSNPVADVVILASLPSAQALKADGLTMPYPEAANADKLNKDWSDAEGNYFSSSASALGIVYNTKLVSTPPTSWADLATPVWKDAVNIPDPTLSGSALDFITGYLSANGEKGWDLLSAYKANGVAMAGANQEALDPVITGAKSIVAAGVDYMAYSSKAKGEPLDIVYPEEGTVISPRPAAILKSSPNVENAKAFIDYLLSDEAQKLVTDAYLIPGREDIEATNRTNVKDIPQLKVDWNWMSEHGEETAARFSETFK from the coding sequence ATGTTGAATATGAAAACACGGAAAAAGAGCGCAATGCTGTTATTAACAGCGGTCATGAGTATCAGTTTGTTCGGATGTAGTACAGGGAACACAACCACAGGCAACGCGGCACAACCTGCAGGTGAAGGAAACACAGCAGCAGCGGCAGAAACAACGAAACCGGCTGGCGGCAAGCTGGTTTTGTACAGTGCTGGCCCACAGAAGCTGGCGGATAACATCGTGAGTGGATTTACAGACAAAACAGGGATCGAAGTCGAAATGTTCCAGGGAACGACAGGCAAAATCCTGGCTCGTATGGAAGCTGAGAAGTCCAATCCGGTAGCAGACGTTGTAATCCTGGCCTCCTTGCCTTCAGCACAGGCTTTGAAAGCCGATGGTTTGACCATGCCTTACCCCGAAGCAGCCAATGCGGACAAGCTGAACAAGGACTGGTCGGATGCAGAAGGCAACTATTTTAGCAGCAGTGCTTCCGCACTGGGTATTGTGTATAACACCAAACTGGTGTCTACCCCACCAACAAGTTGGGCAGATCTTGCTACGCCTGTGTGGAAAGATGCAGTGAACATTCCCGACCCTACATTATCAGGTTCAGCACTCGACTTCATCACAGGATACCTGAGCGCGAACGGTGAAAAAGGATGGGACCTGCTCAGTGCCTATAAAGCCAATGGCGTAGCGATGGCAGGAGCCAATCAGGAAGCACTTGATCCGGTCATTACGGGTGCCAAAAGCATCGTAGCGGCAGGTGTGGATTACATGGCGTATTCCTCCAAGGCAAAAGGTGAACCACTGGATATCGTATATCCTGAAGAAGGCACGGTAATCAGCCCAAGACCTGCAGCAATTCTGAAATCCAGTCCGAATGTAGAGAATGCCAAAGCGTTCATCGACTACTTGTTGTCTGACGAAGCACAGAAGCTCGTTACAGATGCCTACCTAATACCGGGCCGCGAAGACATTGAAGCGACTAACCGTACCAATGTGAAGGATATTCCACAACTAAAAGTGGATTGGAACTGGATGAGCGAACATGGCGAAGAGACTGCGGCGCGTTTCTCCGAGACGTTTAAGTAA
- a CDS encoding iron ABC transporter permease, with protein MDNNRIFRRVGVILALFLLTISIGVPLLLIFWQSVYVDGQWDWMAPIRTITGHHLSGVLLNSVWLGVCVVAVTTLLALPLAWMMAKTRMGEHRWVDVILMIPFMTPPYIGSMGWILFMQKGGYLQQWIPSSASWSEMFFSFWGMVLIMSLHLFPFLYLLLRDALIRIGGNLEEAGAVHGARAGYRFRRIILPLLLSSYGMGIMLVFVKTIAEFGTPATFGRKIGYYVMTSEIHKYISSWPIDFGKATSLASVLLSVCLVMWYMQSAMSRKFTYRLVGGKGQRSKRYSLRGGAGWLCGVYLAILLILSVGIPYFSIIAASTMKLRGSGLAFDNLTLDHYRELLSWGSVSMKAIGNSLGLSLAASTVAVIIGTGFALAIGRSSSFMQRVIDLFSLLPNTVPGIVMVVGLILFWNSPWMPVTLYNTYGMVVLTYVVLFLPYTVQYVKSSFTQIDGTLFQAGQVFGGKPLYILRRILIPLILPGMLAGWMMTFTIATRELVGSLLILPPSMQTSATYIFAQFEQGQVSLGMAMAVVTVGMTVLMLLGIEMLNSKRKWNAS; from the coding sequence ATGGACAACAACCGTATTTTTCGGAGAGTGGGCGTGATTCTGGCCCTCTTTCTGCTGACCATAAGTATTGGCGTGCCGCTCTTGCTGATTTTCTGGCAAAGTGTCTATGTGGACGGACAATGGGACTGGATGGCCCCGATTCGCACGATTACGGGACATCATCTGTCGGGTGTACTGCTGAATTCCGTCTGGCTTGGTGTCTGCGTGGTGGCGGTAACTACATTGTTGGCACTGCCGCTCGCCTGGATGATGGCAAAGACCCGGATGGGCGAACATCGCTGGGTCGATGTAATCCTGATGATTCCATTCATGACTCCGCCGTATATCGGTTCCATGGGATGGATTCTGTTTATGCAAAAAGGGGGATACCTCCAGCAATGGATACCCTCATCTGCAAGTTGGAGTGAAATGTTCTTCAGCTTCTGGGGTATGGTGCTCATCATGAGCTTGCACCTGTTCCCCTTCTTGTACCTGCTGCTTCGGGATGCATTGATTCGCATCGGTGGCAATCTGGAAGAAGCGGGAGCCGTGCACGGTGCACGTGCAGGGTACCGTTTCAGACGCATTATTTTACCCTTGTTGTTGTCGTCCTACGGCATGGGGATCATGCTGGTCTTTGTCAAAACGATTGCGGAATTCGGTACACCGGCAACCTTCGGGCGCAAGATTGGCTATTATGTCATGACCTCCGAAATTCATAAGTACATCTCCAGTTGGCCGATTGATTTCGGCAAGGCGACTTCACTGGCATCGGTGCTGCTGTCCGTCTGTCTGGTGATGTGGTATATGCAGTCTGCCATGAGCCGAAAATTCACGTATCGTCTGGTGGGTGGCAAAGGGCAACGTTCGAAGCGATATTCCCTTCGTGGGGGAGCAGGATGGTTGTGCGGGGTGTATCTTGCGATCCTGTTGATCCTGTCGGTAGGTATCCCGTATTTCTCCATCATTGCCGCTTCGACCATGAAGCTGCGGGGATCGGGACTCGCTTTTGATAATCTCACCTTGGATCATTACAGAGAGCTCTTATCTTGGGGATCGGTGAGTATGAAGGCCATCGGGAACAGTCTGGGATTATCCCTCGCGGCTTCAACTGTTGCTGTTATTATCGGGACGGGGTTTGCGCTGGCGATCGGCAGATCATCTTCATTCATGCAGCGTGTGATTGACTTGTTCAGTCTGTTGCCTAATACGGTCCCAGGTATCGTGATGGTCGTGGGTCTGATTCTCTTCTGGAACTCACCCTGGATGCCAGTCACGTTGTATAACACCTATGGCATGGTTGTTCTCACGTACGTTGTTCTCTTCTTGCCTTACACCGTGCAGTATGTAAAATCGAGCTTTACCCAGATTGACGGAACATTGTTCCAGGCGGGTCAAGTGTTTGGCGGGAAGCCGCTGTATATTCTGCGGCGAATCCTGATCCCATTGATTCTGCCCGGCATGCTGGCGGGCTGGATGATGACCTTTACGATTGCAACAAGGGAACTGGTGGGTTCGTTGTTGATTCTTCCGCCGTCCATGCAGACGTCGGCTACGTATATTTTTGCCCAATTTGAACAAGGTCAAGTGTCGCTCGGAATGGCGATGGCCGTTGTGACTGTAGGCATGACGGTGCTCATGCTGCTTGGAATCGAAATGCTGAATTCAAAGAGAAAGTGGAATGCATCATGA
- a CDS encoding MBL fold metallo-hydrolase — protein MIKLNVWGGAGEHGRSAYLLSGSRFRLLLDCGVKKEGMGQYPLIDPEIVPQVDAVLLSHAHEDHSVAIPLLYKMGYQGEVWTTRETREQLGTYFRAWRSNMERAGHVIPYDKADELRIRYRFLENEAERGHWFEIIPGVAAVWGRSGHLAGSVWFGLEMEGKRVLYSGDYTSESMLLQNDDVADGFRRADLNRHSRVWAAPVPIQSLQDMSNSNAPNAKTDANSEQASELVMGQAMGQTLADQAVYAQTLAATGSTGSETALGSSAVIHSNILTEQMHMRESIEAMASMSNSYQVKLDLAIVDAAYGTDQDTQADKLQQLESAISSAIARGGKVLLPMPAVGRGQEMILWAQQCFQDIPMIVEQKLVDGMTQLHRVPYWLRKGELTREGSPADSIDHFLSGEGWAKTSTEEERLQLLEQHHASLWFVPDGMMQSSLARWYYEKWASNEKNLILLTGHVAAGTFADELLKNPEEYGKCEVRKLRYKVHQGWRDVEQMLGRISARHTVLVHTDLVETERLRQGLLDEGSSAEADIYALSPGDELSF, from the coding sequence ATGATCAAACTTAACGTATGGGGCGGTGCAGGCGAACATGGACGTTCCGCCTATCTTCTGAGCGGGAGCCGGTTTCGCCTTTTGCTGGATTGTGGTGTCAAAAAAGAAGGCATGGGCCAGTATCCGCTGATTGATCCGGAGATTGTACCACAAGTGGACGCGGTCCTCTTGTCCCACGCCCATGAGGATCATTCAGTCGCCATCCCATTGCTGTATAAGATGGGCTACCAGGGTGAAGTGTGGACGACAAGGGAGACGAGGGAGCAGTTGGGTACGTATTTTCGGGCATGGCGCAGCAACATGGAACGAGCAGGACATGTAATACCATATGACAAAGCTGACGAGCTACGTATTCGATACAGGTTCCTGGAAAACGAAGCAGAGCGAGGCCATTGGTTTGAAATCATACCTGGGGTGGCGGCAGTCTGGGGGCGTAGCGGGCATCTGGCGGGTTCGGTCTGGTTCGGTCTTGAGATGGAGGGCAAGCGGGTTCTGTACTCCGGCGATTATACGTCGGAGTCTATGCTTCTACAGAATGACGATGTGGCCGACGGATTCCGGCGGGCAGACCTGAATCGCCATAGCCGCGTATGGGCTGCTCCTGTTCCAATTCAAAGCCTTCAGGATATGTCCAACTCCAACGCGCCCAATGCAAAAACGGATGCGAACAGCGAACAGGCCAGCGAGTTGGTAATGGGCCAAGCTATGGGACAGACGCTGGCTGATCAAGCAGTATATGCTCAGACCCTTGCTGCTACAGGATCTACCGGATCAGAGACAGCACTAGGCTCATCTGCAGTGATACACAGCAACATCCTTACCGAGCAAATGCACATGAGAGAAAGTATAGAAGCTATGGCATCCATGTCTAACTCATACCAGGTTAAGCTTGATCTGGCGATCGTGGATGCTGCCTATGGTACGGACCAGGATACGCAGGCGGATAAACTGCAACAACTGGAGAGCGCGATCAGTAGTGCGATTGCTCGGGGGGGCAAGGTGTTATTACCCATGCCTGCGGTGGGCCGCGGCCAGGAGATGATCCTATGGGCACAGCAATGTTTTCAGGACATTCCCATGATTGTGGAACAGAAACTGGTGGATGGAATGACTCAGTTACATCGTGTTCCCTATTGGCTCAGGAAGGGAGAACTGACTCGGGAAGGTTCGCCTGCGGACAGCATCGATCATTTTCTGAGCGGAGAAGGTTGGGCAAAGACATCTACCGAGGAAGAACGTCTGCAGTTGCTGGAACAACATCATGCTTCCCTATGGTTTGTGCCGGACGGCATGATGCAGTCCTCTCTTGCACGTTGGTATTATGAGAAATGGGCATCTAATGAAAAAAATCTGATTCTGCTCACCGGGCATGTTGCTGCCGGAACTTTTGCCGATGAGTTATTGAAAAATCCAGAAGAGTATGGCAAATGTGAAGTTAGGAAATTGCGTTACAAAGTTCATCAGGGTTGGAGGGATGTCGAGCAGATGTTGGGCCGGATCTCTGCACGTCATACGGTCCTTGTGCATACTGACCTTGTGGAAACGGAAAGGTTGAGACAGGGTTTGCTTGATGAAGGTTCATCTGCGGAAGCTGATATCTATGCGTTGTCTCCAGGAGATGAGTTATCCTTTTAA
- a CDS encoding anhydro-N-acetylmuramic acid kinase, which produces MDTGSYPIWEKYRLKQEHLVIGLMSGTSLDGTDAALVRIQTDMSGALQQIELVDFVCVPYSNGLRDVLIRLCSPGTARVDELTAAHFGVSEWYAHSVTELMRSSGISTQQVDVISMHGQTVWHAPVASAFPGPTGASIDVVSTLQIGECAVVRERTGLPVIGNLRARDMAAGGEGAPLTPYADALMFRSPTEGRLVQNIGGIGNVTVLPSESSTEGISAFDTGPGNMVMDAIVRQATDGRQHYDPSGSIAAQGKVDQGLVDLCLEDEYFKRLPPKSTGREVYGAAYAVRLMEMAAARSLTLEDTLATATCLTAETIVRAVKDFILPKVHISAMLACGGGTSNATLMEMIRHRLPKEIRLERTTDYGIPDDAREAIGFALLGHEALMGRTNTLPAVTGARHAVISGNLTL; this is translated from the coding sequence ATGGATACAGGCAGCTATCCGATATGGGAGAAGTATCGTTTGAAGCAGGAGCATCTGGTCATCGGACTAATGTCAGGGACGTCTCTGGACGGAACGGATGCGGCGCTGGTGCGTATTCAAACCGATATGAGCGGGGCATTACAGCAGATTGAGCTGGTTGATTTCGTATGTGTGCCGTATTCGAATGGATTGAGAGACGTACTGATCCGGTTATGTTCACCGGGGACAGCTCGTGTCGACGAACTCACAGCCGCGCATTTTGGTGTATCGGAGTGGTATGCGCATAGTGTTACGGAACTGATGCGGTCTTCCGGTATCTCAACGCAGCAGGTGGATGTGATTAGCATGCATGGACAGACGGTATGGCATGCTCCTGTAGCATCTGCGTTTCCAGGTCCAACGGGGGCAAGTATTGATGTGGTATCGACATTGCAGATCGGTGAATGTGCTGTCGTTCGAGAACGGACAGGACTGCCAGTGATTGGCAACCTGCGAGCCAGGGATATGGCGGCTGGTGGGGAAGGTGCTCCGCTTACGCCTTATGCGGATGCTCTGATGTTCCGTAGCCCGACAGAAGGGCGGTTGGTACAGAATATCGGCGGTATTGGAAATGTTACGGTGCTTCCATCCGAGTCATCTACCGAAGGTATTTCGGCTTTTGATACGGGACCAGGCAATATGGTGATGGACGCCATTGTGCGGCAGGCAACGGATGGGCGGCAGCATTATGATCCGAGTGGAAGCATTGCAGCACAGGGGAAGGTCGATCAGGGTCTGGTAGACCTGTGTTTGGAGGATGAGTATTTCAAACGACTTCCGCCGAAAAGTACCGGGCGGGAAGTATATGGCGCCGCTTATGCAGTGAGACTGATGGAGATGGCCGCAGCACGTTCCTTAACACTGGAAGATACGCTTGCTACTGCCACCTGTCTGACCGCGGAGACCATCGTGCGTGCAGTGAAGGATTTTATCCTGCCCAAGGTGCACATATCGGCCATGCTCGCCTGCGGTGGTGGCACTTCCAATGCCACGTTAATGGAGATGATCCGTCATAGACTTCCAAAGGAGATCCGTTTGGAACGAACAACAGATTACGGCATACCCGATGATGCACGGGAAGCCATTGGATTTGCTTTACTTGGCCATGAGGCACTTATGGGCAGAACCAATACACTCCCGGCAGTAACTGGCGCGAGACACGCCGTAATCTCAGGTAACCTGACCCTGTAG
- a CDS encoding MurR/RpiR family transcriptional regulator yields MKGGLVRLRALMNDLTPSERKIGAYILDHPQETVQSSVAQLSERSGGSPAAIIRLCKSLGVAGFQELKLKIAGDLQTDEQYNYTEIRPQDSMESIIQHVSANNIQSVKDTVHILDPRLVEKAVDVLHRANRIFFYGVGASNLIALDAHYKFMRINRTSFSFADPHMQISSATTLREDDAVVCISYSGETSNVISCLKHAHEGGAATISITKWGSNTLSSMADVPLMITSTESDIRSGATSSRIAQLNVIDILYLAIASRDYNQSVEYLEKSRQAILEHK; encoded by the coding sequence ATGAAAGGTGGACTTGTACGTTTACGCGCATTAATGAATGACCTGACCCCATCGGAACGTAAGATCGGAGCTTATATTCTCGATCACCCACAAGAAACCGTCCAGTCCTCGGTGGCACAGTTATCCGAACGTAGCGGGGGCAGCCCGGCAGCTATTATTCGTCTCTGCAAATCGCTCGGGGTAGCGGGTTTCCAGGAACTGAAGCTTAAGATTGCTGGAGATTTACAGACGGATGAGCAATATAATTATACGGAGATTCGTCCCCAGGACTCCATGGAGAGCATTATTCAGCATGTGTCCGCAAATAATATTCAGTCGGTGAAGGATACGGTTCATATTCTGGACCCACGTCTGGTGGAGAAGGCTGTGGATGTGCTTCATCGGGCAAACCGGATTTTTTTCTATGGGGTAGGGGCCTCGAACCTGATTGCGCTGGATGCACATTACAAGTTCATGCGAATCAATCGCACAAGCTTTTCGTTTGCCGATCCGCATATGCAGATTTCGTCCGCAACGACGCTCCGCGAAGATGACGCAGTGGTATGTATCTCGTATTCAGGAGAGACATCGAATGTAATCTCCTGTCTGAAGCATGCTCACGAAGGCGGTGCAGCGACAATCAGCATTACCAAGTGGGGGAGCAATACGCTCAGCAGTATGGCGGATGTGCCCCTGATGATTACGTCCACCGAAAGTGATATTCGGAGTGGAGCAACTTCGTCACGGATTGCCCAGTTGAACGTGATCGATATCCTGTATTTGGCCATTGCCAGTCGGGATTACAACCAGTCGGTGGAATATTTGGAGAAGAGCCGGCAGGCTATTCTGGAGCATAAATGA